One segment of Candidatus Manganitrophus noduliformans DNA contains the following:
- a CDS encoding HU family DNA-binding protein: MNKKELLETINKKHAGNGITKKAVSAIIDDTFAAIAKGIKKAGRFAIPGFGTFTVKARAARKGRNPQTGQPIKIKAGKSVKFKAAPSLKKGL; this comes from the coding sequence ATGAATAAGAAAGAGCTTCTTGAGACGATTAATAAAAAACATGCTGGAAACGGCATCACGAAAAAAGCGGTGAGCGCGATTATCGATGATACCTTTGCCGCGATCGCGAAGGGGATCAAGAAAGCGGGGAGATTCGCGATTCCCGGTTTCGGGACCTTTACGGTGAAGGCCCGTGCCGCACGCAAGGGGAGAAATCCTCAGACCGGTCAGCCGATCAAGATCAAGGCAGGCAAATCGGTGAAGTTTAAAGCTGCGCCGTCACTCAAGAAAGGATTATAA
- a CDS encoding DNA cytosine methyltransferase — protein sequence MTSPRDKSDIFYSPDVVRKGNINRPSVVDLFCGAGGLSLGFATAGCTIIGAVDLDEVAGETYRTNISSIQSDSPINLFFGENGNIENLNFQHVNGDIAVDLLIGGPPCQGFSKLGRAKLDSLSDEGFKGDPRNTLYRRFVDAVRFWKPQAFLMENVIGMLSVGGRNVAEEAAGELADCGYNVGYAVLNAVWYGVPQLRERLFFLGYRQDLNIHPEMPIVSHNYNVPRGYIQDFSNCSEVQLPLPLFNGLSSSRKIRLVSSSHGLPAVTVADALSDLPAIISHLNSEGHSGHESRPPILEYRGEPATGYTLMRNWPGLTPGKIEDHEIRLTPRDYETFRQMKSGDRYPEALKISEQRFQTELQKSQSSGKVHIDGSSEWEEFRRRFIPPYPVNMFLDKWRKLDPGRPSWTVTAHLAKDSYSHIHYDSLQARAISIREAARLQSFPDSFRFYGNMGDRFRQIGNAVPPLVSWAIASMIIQKLGYHAQVPPWSVGESLSPDSDKTVTKPKNR from the coding sequence ATGACCTCGCCGCGGGATAAGTCCGATATTTTTTATTCTCCAGATGTTGTCAGAAAAGGAAATATTAATCGGCCATCTGTAGTTGATCTCTTTTGCGGGGCGGGTGGTCTTTCTCTTGGTTTCGCTACTGCTGGCTGCACCATTATTGGAGCAGTAGATCTCGACGAAGTCGCAGGAGAGACCTATCGTACCAATATCTCGTCGATTCAATCAGATTCTCCAATCAACCTGTTTTTCGGCGAAAATGGCAATATAGAAAACCTGAACTTTCAACACGTCAACGGAGATATAGCGGTTGATCTTCTCATAGGCGGTCCGCCCTGCCAGGGCTTCTCAAAGCTTGGACGTGCCAAGCTCGATAGTCTCAGCGATGAGGGATTTAAAGGAGATCCAAGAAATACACTATATCGCCGGTTTGTAGACGCGGTAAGGTTCTGGAAACCGCAGGCTTTTCTGATGGAGAACGTAATCGGGATGCTCTCAGTCGGCGGTCGCAATGTCGCGGAAGAAGCAGCAGGAGAGCTGGCAGACTGTGGGTATAACGTAGGATATGCTGTACTTAATGCTGTGTGGTATGGCGTTCCACAGCTTCGAGAGCGTCTTTTCTTTCTAGGATACCGACAGGATCTTAATATTCACCCGGAAATGCCGATCGTGAGTCATAATTATAATGTGCCCCGCGGGTATATTCAGGACTTTTCTAATTGCAGTGAGGTTCAGCTTCCACTTCCACTCTTCAACGGTCTCTCCTCCAGCAGGAAGATCCGATTGGTTTCCTCCAGTCACGGTTTACCGGCAGTCACGGTGGCAGATGCACTATCAGACCTGCCGGCAATCATTTCTCACCTCAATTCTGAAGGGCATTCTGGTCACGAATCACGTCCACCCATCCTGGAATATAGAGGAGAGCCGGCTACAGGATATACTCTCATGCGAAACTGGCCGGGTCTTACCCCCGGAAAAATTGAAGATCATGAAATCAGGCTTACACCACGAGATTACGAGACTTTCCGCCAAATGAAGTCTGGAGATCGGTATCCAGAAGCACTGAAAATTTCTGAGCAGAGGTTCCAGACCGAATTGCAGAAATCGCAATCAAGTGGAAAGGTGCATATAGATGGGTCATCTGAATGGGAGGAATTTCGGCGCCGGTTTATTCCACCTTACCCTGTGAATATGTTTCTGGACAAGTGGCGTAAGCTGGATCCAGGCCGTCCTTCCTGGACGGTAACCGCCCATCTTGCGAAGGATTCGTATTCTCATATTCACTATGACAGCCTCCAGGCGCGCGCTATTTCTATACGTGAGGCGGCCCGTCTTCAGTCTTTCCCAGATAGTTTTCGATTTTATGGAAACATGGGTGATCGGTTCCGCCAGATTGGAAATGCAGTACCACCCCTTGTTTCCTGGGCGATTGCCTCCATGATAATTCAGAAATTGGGATATCATGCCCAGGTTCCTCCTTGGTCAGTCGGTGAATCCCTTAGTCCCGATTCTGACAAGACGGTTACCAAGCCTAAAAACAGATGA
- a CDS encoding helix-turn-helix domain-containing protein produces the protein MKKISPMEVGERIRSVRGNKTQTEFAKALGVKKQNYISRYERGRIPSPDLLVRIAQMGRVSTDWLLTGKQGRAGTATTRGVQGRGTTRQDIRKKA, from the coding sequence ATGAAGAAGATCTCTCCCATGGAAGTCGGAGAACGGATCAGATCCGTGCGCGGCAATAAAACACAAACCGAGTTTGCGAAAGCCCTCGGAGTGAAGAAACAGAACTACATCAGCCGCTATGAGCGGGGGCGAATTCCATCCCCTGACTTGCTGGTGCGGATTGCCCAGATGGGCCGGGTCAGCACCGACTGGCTGCTAACCGGAAAACAGGGCCGAGCCGGAACGGCGACCACCCGTGGCGTTCAAGGCAGAGGGACAACACGTCAGGATATTAGAAAGAAGGCCTGA
- a CDS encoding DUF4157 domain-containing protein — protein MRTVLQKQNQPQKDRLSRRAEANNAASAPNHYSPSIHLQRTLGNQAVQRLQAKRAVSSPKDLSEQEADRVAEQVMRMPGGEVSRFSSACCERLQKKCAPCAGEARSCPKCAGPEKLSMKSATNPDHAAPSTAPPIVHEALRSPGFPLDSATRSFMEPRFGHDFGPVRVHTDADANESAQSINAVAYTVGRDIVFGSGRYTPQTAEGRRLLAHELTHVVQQNRISTRSASPMIQRQTREPMDAGVPFPEPRDAGVPGGVPMPPSVASEPAEARPPAPRICGPDVTEATRGALRAAEAHFNSLNLAGKRAQCRSLHDFISGLIAWDIVDLYCQNAAWIDVYTDRRACATPGDGRAEPCDEPADSCRHSVSMAGQCVLAGTLNYLLWGQMHRLCHQHAQTPENRNTYTTWNPHPPPLLHVQLGPQEFDRDQMAFYINLYKGWGLVEDPSAPVAMARAAFSSGADADPPVANRAHCTEACPFTNRGPFAWTWRPGHVQSP, from the coding sequence ATGCGCACGGTTTTACAAAAACAGAATCAACCGCAAAAGGATCGATTGTCCCGCCGCGCCGAGGCGAACAACGCAGCATCCGCGCCGAATCATTACTCACCCTCGATCCACTTACAGCGCACCCTCGGAAATCAGGCCGTACAGCGGCTTCAGGCGAAGCGCGCCGTCAGCTCCCCCAAAGACCTCTCGGAGCAGGAGGCGGACCGCGTCGCAGAGCAGGTCATGCGAATGCCGGGCGGGGAGGTGTCTCGTTTTTCAAGTGCCTGCTGCGAGAGGCTGCAGAAGAAATGCGCCCCCTGTGCCGGGGAGGCGAGATCTTGCCCGAAGTGTGCCGGGCCGGAAAAGCTTTCGATGAAAAGCGCGACGAACCCTGATCACGCCGCCCCCTCGACGGCCCCGCCCATTGTCCATGAGGCGCTTCGCTCCCCGGGATTTCCGCTCGATTCGGCGACCCGCTCCTTCATGGAGCCGCGCTTCGGCCACGACTTCGGCCCGGTGCGGGTGCATACGGACGCTGACGCGAATGAATCGGCACAGTCGATCAACGCTGTCGCTTATACGGTGGGACGGGACATTGTCTTCGGATCGGGGCGGTACACGCCGCAGACAGCGGAAGGCCGAAGGTTGCTGGCGCACGAATTGACCCATGTCGTACAGCAGAATCGGATTTCGACCCGATCCGCTTCCCCGATGATTCAGCGGCAGACCAGAGAGCCGATGGACGCGGGCGTCCCTTTCCCGGAGCCGCGGGATGCCGGTGTCCCCGGCGGGGTGCCGATGCCTCCTTCCGTCGCATCCGAACCGGCCGAAGCGCGTCCGCCGGCGCCCCGCATCTGCGGCCCGGATGTCACGGAGGCGACCCGGGGCGCGCTCCGTGCGGCCGAAGCGCATTTCAACTCGCTTAATCTCGCCGGCAAACGGGCGCAGTGCCGATCGTTGCATGACTTCATCAGCGGGCTTATCGCCTGGGATATCGTCGATCTCTACTGCCAGAACGCCGCCTGGATCGATGTCTATACCGACCGCCGCGCCTGCGCCACCCCCGGCGACGGCCGCGCCGAGCCCTGTGACGAGCCCGCGGACAGCTGCCGCCACTCAGTCAGCATGGCCGGACAATGCGTTCTGGCCGGAACCCTCAACTATCTGTTGTGGGGGCAGATGCATCGGCTCTGTCATCAGCATGCGCAGACCCCCGAGAACCGAAACACCTACACCACCTGGAACCCGCATCCGCCGCCGCTGCTGCATGTGCAGCTCGGTCCGCAGGAATTCGACCGCGATCAGATGGCTTTTTATATCAACCTCTACAAAGGCTGGGGGCTGGTTGAAGATCCGAGCGCGCCGGTCGCCATGGCACGGGCCGCATTCTCCTCGGGCGCCGATGCCGATCCACCGGTCGCGAACCGGGCCCACTGCACGGAGGCCTGTCCTTTCACGAACCGGGGCCCGTTCGCATGGACGTGGCGGCCCGGTCACGTTCAGTCTCCGTGA
- a CDS encoding response regulator transcription factor produces the protein MPSVLKRATRSDKKIDRGPVVARSITEREKEVLRLVALGYKNKEIAKDLGVKVKTVETHRFNIMNKLAFRNISEMIRYAITKGIAPIEDE, from the coding sequence ATGCCGTCGGTATTGAAAAGAGCCACCAGAAGCGATAAAAAGATTGATCGAGGACCGGTCGTAGCAAGAAGCATCACCGAACGCGAAAAGGAGGTGTTGCGGCTTGTTGCGCTCGGTTACAAGAATAAGGAAATCGCCAAAGACCTGGGTGTCAAGGTAAAGACGGTGGAGACCCACCGCTTCAACATCATGAACAAGCTTGCCTTTCGAAATATCTCAGAAATGATCCGCTACGCAATCACCAAGGGAATCGCACCGATCGAAGACGAATGA
- a CDS encoding PD-(D/E)XK motif protein, with product MLNAGIWAQLENSRGRSSDLVVMRLLPQSKFNVFAAVNPQTSRRCLLLKSNREDVRPLQPLPSGRGFEVRFLVTSADRDGGYCIQLELIDPLHSDVFDVIGNDVLNNIIHCSDDKEAFNTFVARIKEWQSFLDQLPRGGLDEQAQQGLFAELWFLREFLLGEMSEDRAVSAWGGPKALAKDFQFSALAFEVKASSGKQHSRFHISNELQLDMQSSDRLILFCLLLERLAGGGLSLSELVAAIRENLRGHSEAAVRFSEMLLEVGYQDAEAANYTTRFAVRSQHFFDVRDDFPRIVERDLRIGVGDVRYSILFSECQHYEVNPDNVRNLIRRISL from the coding sequence ATGCTCAACGCAGGGATCTGGGCTCAGCTTGAGAACTCACGTGGGCGGTCTTCAGACCTGGTAGTGATGCGACTCTTGCCGCAATCGAAATTCAACGTGTTCGCCGCAGTGAATCCTCAAACCAGCCGTCGATGCCTCCTTCTAAAATCGAATCGGGAAGATGTCCGTCCTCTGCAGCCTCTGCCATCAGGCCGTGGTTTTGAAGTAAGATTTCTTGTTACATCTGCAGACCGGGACGGCGGCTATTGTATCCAGCTGGAGTTGATCGATCCACTTCACTCTGATGTATTCGATGTAATAGGAAACGATGTACTCAACAACATTATTCACTGTTCTGATGATAAGGAAGCATTCAATACCTTCGTGGCTCGAATAAAAGAGTGGCAGAGCTTTCTGGATCAACTTCCGCGTGGAGGCTTGGACGAGCAGGCTCAGCAGGGATTATTTGCAGAACTCTGGTTTCTGCGAGAGTTTCTGCTTGGCGAAATGTCGGAGGATAGAGCTGTCTCCGCTTGGGGGGGGCCCAAAGCGCTTGCAAAAGATTTCCAGTTCAGTGCACTCGCATTCGAAGTAAAAGCGAGTTCTGGAAAACAGCACAGCCGTTTCCATATCAGCAACGAGCTTCAGCTCGATATGCAGAGCTCTGATAGACTCATTTTATTCTGCCTCTTACTTGAGCGGCTTGCAGGTGGCGGATTATCGCTCTCTGAACTGGTGGCGGCCATACGGGAAAACTTGCGTGGGCATTCTGAAGCAGCGGTCCGATTTTCAGAAATGCTCTTGGAGGTAGGATATCAGGATGCAGAAGCCGCGAATTACACAACGCGGTTTGCTGTACGTTCTCAGCATTTCTTCGATGTTCGCGATGATTTCCCCCGGATCGTCGAAAGAGATCTGCGAATTGGTGTTGGGGATGTGCGTTACTCCATTCTCTTCTCTGAGTGTCAACATTATGAAGTCAATCCTGACAATGTGCGCAATTTAATCCGTCGTATATCGCTATGA
- the dcm gene encoding DNA (cytosine-5-)-methyltransferase yields the protein MLRWIRERTDLFPDAVKEKKNANLREHLDESVINIWLVARILSIAQGDPDLGRNSEAIDGFIYVLLAQKVDDCTSQKVLAALRCRFETWDQFLRVESEEIEFFVSTVVSGPRKAAFVRSTLENVRRQLELLSFEAAPTQSDSEIDRSLGLNSGLTNQNNAEFVRKILGISDFVSNADAIRVLERLEPYSYFGFNLRGVSLREKKILFSDAIPPHLRYSLRVNLAIHGREICKVSKPKCDRCPVNNFCAYFRTVTSTAFMVSRKPTVIDLFCGAGGLSAGFREAGFRTILAVDQDPASIRTFRINHPEVPDNRVICADLRDLRKSEFAGVKSLLASETVDVLVGGPPCQGFSRAGWRSRGTGHRYEGTDDDRNHLYQELVSLLRIMQPKVVLMENVPGIGEVRFGDGTSFQDLARKAMQDFGYKTAIWTLNSAWYGVPQNRIRRVIIGSNLGVPPDRPESEYRIVTDSSDQESLEPAITLLEAIGDLPELAINDGSWVSRYPTSFANMPARFLQRYAVLHPQGLLFSHVTRFQNKKDLERFDTLSPGETYMDLIERRPDLKNYRTDAFDDKYYRLLPDAPCRTIVAHLRRDGNSFVHPSQLRSLSVREAARIQSFPDNFIFTGSRGSQFEQIGNAVPPLMARAMARTILLHLQKHGIHSMNGQPVNKRGASPFLQGWCKK from the coding sequence ATGCTTCGCTGGATCAGGGAGAGAACCGACCTGTTTCCTGATGCGGTAAAAGAAAAAAAGAACGCGAATCTGAGAGAACACCTGGATGAATCAGTCATAAACATATGGCTTGTTGCCAGAATTCTTTCCATAGCTCAGGGTGATCCCGATCTTGGACGGAATTCGGAAGCGATTGACGGATTCATTTACGTTCTTCTTGCACAGAAAGTGGATGATTGTACTTCTCAAAAGGTTTTGGCGGCGCTCAGATGTCGTTTCGAAACCTGGGATCAATTTCTGAGAGTTGAATCTGAGGAAATCGAGTTTTTTGTATCGACGGTAGTATCTGGACCTAGGAAAGCTGCATTCGTCAGGTCAACGCTTGAAAATGTTAGAAGGCAGCTTGAGTTACTTTCGTTTGAAGCGGCACCTACACAGTCAGATTCGGAAATAGATAGATCGCTTGGATTAAACTCCGGTCTCACAAATCAAAATAACGCCGAATTTGTGAGGAAAATTCTGGGAATATCTGACTTTGTATCAAACGCCGATGCCATTCGGGTATTAGAACGCCTTGAACCTTATAGTTACTTCGGATTCAACCTTCGCGGAGTAAGCCTCCGAGAGAAGAAGATTCTTTTCTCCGACGCGATTCCTCCACACCTTCGATACTCGCTGCGGGTCAATCTTGCCATACATGGCCGTGAGATATGCAAAGTCTCAAAGCCCAAATGCGACCGCTGCCCGGTGAATAACTTCTGCGCATATTTTAGGACTGTTACCAGTACGGCCTTCATGGTTTCACGGAAGCCGACAGTGATAGATTTATTTTGTGGTGCAGGCGGTCTGTCTGCTGGTTTCCGTGAAGCAGGTTTTCGAACCATCCTTGCCGTGGACCAGGATCCAGCATCGATACGAACGTTCAGAATAAATCATCCGGAGGTCCCGGATAATAGAGTGATCTGTGCTGATCTCCGGGACCTCCGGAAATCAGAGTTTGCAGGTGTAAAGAGCCTTCTTGCCTCGGAAACAGTAGATGTCCTTGTAGGTGGTCCACCATGTCAGGGATTTTCACGCGCAGGCTGGAGGTCTCGCGGGACGGGACACCGTTATGAAGGTACGGACGATGACAGGAATCATCTTTATCAGGAATTGGTAAGCCTTCTTCGCATAATGCAGCCGAAGGTTGTGTTGATGGAAAATGTGCCCGGAATTGGTGAAGTCCGGTTTGGGGATGGAACGTCATTCCAGGATCTTGCCCGTAAGGCAATGCAGGATTTTGGATATAAGACCGCAATATGGACTCTGAATTCCGCCTGGTACGGAGTTCCACAGAACAGAATTCGTCGCGTGATTATTGGTTCAAACCTTGGAGTACCGCCGGATCGACCGGAATCAGAATATCGCATTGTCACGGATAGCAGTGATCAGGAATCTTTAGAACCTGCGATTACTCTCTTGGAGGCCATTGGGGATCTTCCTGAACTCGCTATTAATGACGGTTCTTGGGTAAGCCGCTATCCTACTTCCTTTGCGAACATGCCCGCGCGTTTTTTGCAGCGGTACGCTGTTCTCCACCCTCAAGGTTTACTCTTTTCACACGTCACCAGATTTCAGAATAAGAAGGATTTGGAACGTTTCGACACCCTTTCCCCTGGTGAAACCTATATGGACCTGATCGAAAGGCGTCCGGACCTGAAAAACTACCGAACAGATGCCTTTGATGATAAATATTACCGCCTCCTTCCTGATGCACCATGCCGTACAATCGTTGCCCATTTGCGACGAGATGGAAACAGCTTTGTTCATCCCAGCCAGCTCAGATCGCTGTCAGTTCGGGAGGCAGCCAGGATACAGTCGTTCCCGGACAATTTCATATTCACCGGTTCCCGGGGAAGTCAGTTCGAACAGATAGGGAATGCGGTTCCCCCTCTGATGGCCCGAGCGATGGCACGGACCATCCTTCTCCACCTTCAGAAGCATGGTATTCATTCTATGAATGGTCAACCTGTTAATAAAAGGGGTGCCTCACCGTTTCTCCAGGGATGGTGTAAAAAATAG
- a CDS encoding response regulator: MEAKHTILIVDDESGSRESLRMILSPHYHVEEADGGLQALQIIRKKKIDVVTLDLRMPGMDGLAVLRAIKTDDPQIEVLIITGYGTIKNAIELVRLGACGYLTKPFHISEVTNEIILAIEKRRRIDRLNRQFIG, from the coding sequence ATGGAAGCCAAACATACAATTTTAATTGTCGATGACGAAAGCGGATCGCGAGAGTCACTCAGGATGATCCTCAGTCCCCATTATCATGTCGAGGAGGCGGATGGGGGGCTGCAGGCCCTGCAGATCATCCGAAAAAAGAAGATCGATGTGGTGACGCTTGATCTGCGGATGCCGGGGATGGATGGACTGGCCGTCCTGCGGGCAATCAAAACCGATGATCCCCAGATCGAGGTCTTGATCATTACCGGATATGGGACGATCAAGAACGCGATTGAGTTGGTTCGGCTCGGGGCGTGCGGTTATCTGACAAAGCCGTTTCACATTTCCGAAGTCACCAATGAGATTATCCTGGCGATCGAGAAGAGAAGAAGAATTGATCGGCTCAATCGGCAATTCATCGGATAA
- a CDS encoding AIPR family protein: MNIDEFAEEFRQEVLSRCNDEESGHFREDKFTEVMIEYLIRADEVDDGEVCYYKHNARGEKLNGVNFSSDGECVDLFVSCYHGIVPPKSVPNSEVNDHFRWIRRFFEASLGGTHRHLEESSPVFSVAQQIHAQREEITRARFFLLTDGIVRKAEVQSSTVNGIEVRNFLWDLEKLRRFITSRMQREVIEIDFATDFGASVPCLEAPGTKGEYRTFLVFFPGTLLAELYGEFGPRLLEKNVRSFLQAKGKINKGIRKTILEEPQNFLAYNNGISATVEKVKIDLPAKGPPMLRWARDFQIVNGGQTTASIYHAFKRDGADLLNLVIQAKLTVLNDPNKVEIYVPQISRYANSQNKVNAADFSANHPYHVKLEESSRRLWAPSVTGTERQTHWYYERARGSYLDDKSREGTPARMRAFEILNPLRQKFTKTDLAKYENTWSQYPYLVCLGAEKNFIKFTEMFIDRGYPVVDEDYFHHLVAKAILFKTAEKLVGAQGYGGFRANIVTYTLAWLSHHTAQRVDLEKVWKEQKLSESLCEAIVTVSKTANEHIVNPPPQRRNPGEWSKRQDCWETFRSTAIIIPFGLEHELVDTGRPDYRHGLKDRDDASGYTSETQKEISLVKQVPAETWLKMSRWAKETDNLAPWQRGLAFSLGKVVGSGNSPTPKQAHQGLKILEESQRRGFKM; encoded by the coding sequence ATGAACATTGATGAGTTTGCTGAAGAGTTCAGGCAGGAGGTGTTATCGCGTTGTAACGATGAAGAATCTGGACATTTTCGTGAAGACAAATTCACAGAGGTAATGATTGAATATCTGATCAGAGCTGATGAAGTGGATGATGGCGAGGTCTGTTATTATAAACATAACGCGCGTGGTGAGAAGCTGAATGGGGTCAATTTCTCCAGCGACGGGGAATGTGTGGACCTCTTTGTATCTTGTTACCACGGTATCGTACCACCGAAGTCGGTTCCAAATTCCGAAGTTAATGACCACTTCAGGTGGATCCGGAGATTCTTCGAAGCATCGCTTGGCGGAACACACCGTCATTTAGAGGAATCGTCACCCGTTTTCAGCGTGGCTCAGCAGATCCACGCGCAAAGGGAAGAAATAACCAGGGCACGTTTTTTCCTTCTTACCGATGGAATTGTACGCAAGGCGGAGGTCCAGAGTTCGACAGTTAATGGAATCGAGGTCAGGAATTTCCTTTGGGATCTGGAAAAATTGCGGCGTTTCATTACCTCGCGGATGCAGCGAGAGGTTATCGAAATTGATTTCGCCACTGATTTCGGTGCTTCCGTGCCGTGCTTGGAGGCTCCCGGAACAAAAGGAGAGTACCGGACCTTCCTGGTATTCTTTCCAGGCACGTTGCTCGCTGAGTTATACGGTGAGTTCGGTCCCCGGCTCCTTGAAAAGAACGTACGATCATTTTTACAGGCAAAGGGTAAAATAAATAAGGGCATCCGGAAAACTATTCTTGAAGAACCGCAGAACTTTCTTGCATATAATAATGGTATCTCCGCTACAGTAGAGAAGGTCAAGATTGATTTGCCGGCCAAGGGACCTCCTATGCTTCGATGGGCTCGGGATTTTCAAATTGTTAACGGGGGACAGACTACGGCATCGATTTACCATGCATTCAAACGGGACGGTGCAGATCTTTTAAATCTGGTGATTCAGGCGAAACTTACTGTGCTGAACGACCCGAATAAGGTGGAGATCTATGTGCCGCAGATTTCTCGATATGCCAACAGTCAGAACAAGGTAAATGCGGCTGATTTTTCGGCAAATCACCCATATCATGTGAAGCTGGAGGAATCATCGCGCCGTTTGTGGGCTCCATCTGTCACAGGAACGGAACGGCAAACGCACTGGTACTATGAGCGGGCTCGCGGATCATATCTCGACGACAAGAGTCGTGAAGGAACGCCTGCGCGGATGAGGGCATTCGAGATCTTAAATCCGTTGCGGCAGAAGTTTACTAAGACAGATCTGGCTAAGTATGAGAATACCTGGAGCCAGTACCCATATCTGGTGTGTCTCGGAGCCGAAAAAAATTTTATAAAGTTCACGGAGATGTTTATAGATAGAGGGTATCCCGTTGTTGATGAGGATTACTTTCATCACCTCGTTGCCAAGGCGATTCTGTTCAAGACGGCTGAGAAGCTGGTAGGTGCACAGGGATACGGCGGATTTCGGGCCAATATTGTAACTTACACACTGGCGTGGTTATCACATCATACTGCCCAGCGGGTTGATTTGGAAAAGGTTTGGAAGGAACAGAAGCTTTCGGAGAGCCTGTGTGAAGCCATAGTTACTGTCTCCAAAACCGCGAATGAACATATCGTAAACCCACCCCCTCAAAGACGGAATCCTGGTGAATGGTCAAAACGGCAGGATTGTTGGGAGACTTTCAGAAGCACTGCGATAATCATTCCTTTTGGTTTGGAACATGAACTGGTAGACACCGGTCGCCCAGACTACAGGCATGGTCTGAAGGATAGAGATGATGCGTCCGGTTACACCAGTGAAACACAGAAGGAAATCAGCTTGGTGAAGCAGGTGCCGGCCGAGACATGGTTAAAAATGTCCCGCTGGGCAAAGGAGACAGATAATCTCGCCCCCTGGCAACGTGGCCTGGCGTTCAGTTTAGGAAAGGTGGTCGGCTCTGGCAATTCGCCAACCCCGAAGCAGGCGCACCAGGGTTTGAAAATTCTAGAAGAGTCCCAGCGGAGGGGCTTCAAAATGTGA
- a CDS encoding DNA/RNA non-specific endonuclease — protein sequence MKKTVWVFQLFLLFWAAGALAEGLEGCDEHIKYGIPSAEPILLCRMGYALSHDPQKKAARWVAYHLTKEKLEGTQARSDDFRTDPDLPPGERSELKDYKNSGYDRGHLAPAADMKWDARAMSDSFLLSNMAPQVGAGFNRGIWAVLEERVRDWTMQRGAVFIFTGPIYAERHPHIGPNAVSVPTYFYKVVFDPAEGEAIAFILPNKKLKTGDLPNYITNVDTVEARTGLDFLSELEDSVEDLVEVQIQPSLW from the coding sequence ATGAAGAAGACAGTTTGGGTCTTCCAGCTTTTCCTTCTTTTCTGGGCCGCCGGCGCGCTTGCGGAGGGCTTGGAAGGCTGTGACGAGCATATCAAGTACGGCATCCCTTCCGCCGAGCCGATTCTGTTGTGCAGAATGGGATATGCCCTCTCCCATGATCCACAAAAGAAAGCGGCCCGCTGGGTGGCCTATCATCTAACGAAAGAGAAACTGGAAGGGACCCAAGCGCGCTCCGACGACTTTCGGACTGATCCGGATCTGCCGCCGGGGGAGCGGTCCGAGTTGAAGGACTACAAAAACAGCGGCTATGACCGAGGCCATCTGGCCCCCGCGGCGGACATGAAGTGGGACGCCCGCGCGATGAGCGACAGCTTTCTGCTCTCCAATATGGCCCCTCAGGTCGGTGCGGGGTTTAATCGAGGAATTTGGGCAGTCCTGGAAGAGAGGGTCAGAGACTGGACGATGCAGCGGGGCGCAGTTTTTATTTTCACCGGACCGATCTATGCGGAGCGGCATCCTCATATTGGTCCCAACGCGGTGTCCGTTCCGACCTATTTCTACAAAGTGGTGTTCGATCCGGCAGAGGGAGAGGCGATCGCGTTTATTTTGCCGAATAAGAAGCTGAAAACAGGAGATCTCCCGAATTACATCACGAATGTTGACACCGTGGAGGCCCGGACTGGTCTCGATTTTCTGTCGGAACTCGAAGACAGCGTGGAAGATCTCGTCGAGGTACAAATCCAGCCGTCGCTCTGGTAA